CGGCGAACAGGGTCAGCGTCTCGGTGCCGGGGTAGTCGCGGTGCCAGGGGATGAAGCTGGTGGCGCCCAGGTCGACGTACCGGCCGATCTTCTCGACCACCTGCTCGGGCGTGCCCACCAGGTTGCCGGCCTGCCAGGTGTCGAACGGCTCGCCGAACGTCGACCCGCCGACCGCCCTCAGCTCCTCCTCGGTCTCCCGGACGAACACCTCGGGCGACCAGGTCTTCTCGATGTCGTCGTAGTCGCGACCGACGTCGTCGCAGTGGCGCTGCAGCACCTCGGCCTTGTGGGTGAACTCCTCGGGGTTGCCGCCGAAGTTCGACCGGTCGGCCAGCCGGGCCACCACCCGGAGCGTGAGCTGCTCGCCGCTGCCGCCGATGAGGATGGGCGGGTGCGGGTCCTGCAGGGGCTTCGGGTCGCACTGGGCGCCGTCGAGCGTGAAGAACCGCCCCTCGTAGCTGGTGTCGGCCTCGGTCCACATCGACTTCACGATCTCGACCGTCTCCCGCAGCACCCGGATGCGGTCCTTGGCGGGCATGAACTCGTAGCCGTAGCCCTGGTACTCGTGGTCGTACCAGCCGGCGCCGATGCCCCAGTCGAGCCGGCCGCCGCTGATCACGTCGATGTTCGACGTGATCTTCGCCAGCAGGCCCGGGTTCCGGTAGGTGGCGCAGCCGACCATCTGGCCGAGCCGCACCCTGGTGGTCTGCTGGCTGAGCGCGGCCAGCGTGGTCCAGCACTCGAACACCGCCTCGTGGACCGGGCGGGGGACGTTGTGGAAGTGGTCGTACACCCAGATCGAGTCGTAGCCGAGGGCCTCGGCCAGCTTGGCGATCTCGACGGTCTTGGCCCACTGGGCCTCGGCGCCGTCGATGCCGATCAACTCGGTCTTCCAACCTTGGGGCACGAACGCCCCGAACGTGATGGGTCGTGCAGCAGTCATCGTCGGCGACGCTACCGAGCCCCTATGACACTTAAGGCGTAAGGCTGGTCAGTCTTCCTTGCGGGCCCGGCTGGGGGCGACGCGGTCGGGCTCGTTGGGCATCTTCGGGTACACCGGCGGCCAGGGGGCGTCCTGCAGGCCGTTGGCCATGTCGCGCTCGGACATCTCCAGCAGCGGCTCGATCGACTGCGGCTTCTCGCCGATCGTCTCCCAAGGGTCGCCCGAGGCGGCGACGCGGGCGGGGACGGTGCCGAGCCGCAGCTCCTTCGGGTCGACCAGGTCGAGCTCCTCCCAGGCGAGCGGCGTCGACACCTGGGCGTTGGCCTTCGACCGCACCGACCACGCCCCGAACACCGTCTTGTGGGGGGCGTTCTGGTTGTAGTCGACGAAGATGCGGGCGCCCCGCTCCTCCTTCCACCAGGCGGCGGTGAGCAGGTCGGGGCGGCGGCGCTCCAGCTCGCGGGCGACCGCGACGGCGGCCGCGCGCACCTGGTAGGCGTCCCAGCGGGGCTGCAGGCGGACGTACACGTGCAGGCCCCGGTTGCCGGTGGTCTTGGGGTGCGACTCGATGCCCAGCTCGTCGAGCAGCTCCTTCAGCACGTGGGCCGCCCTGACCGCCTCCGGGAAGCCGACGCCGGGCTGGGGGTCGAGGTCGAGGCGCAGCTCGTCGTTGTGCGCGTCGTCGGCGGCGGTGAAGGGCCACACGTGGAAGCCCAGGCAGCCGAGGTTGACGGCCCACAGGACGTGGGCGACGTCGGCGGCGACCATGGCGTTCGACGGCGTGCCGTTCACCGTC
The genomic region above belongs to Acidimicrobiales bacterium and contains:
- the ligD gene encoding non-homologous end-joining DNA ligase; protein product: MGAKSAGVMVEAAGREVKITSPDKVFFSATGETKLDLAHYYVAVEEPLMRAMGGRPVLMQRFPNGAGGPNFFQKRVPQNAPDWLQTTLVQTVNGTPSNAMVAADVAHVLWAVNLGCLGFHVWPFTAADDAHNDELRLDLDPQPGVGFPEAVRAAHVLKELLDELGIESHPKTTGNRGLHVYVRLQPRWDAYQVRAAAVAVARELERRRPDLLTAAWWKEERGARIFVDYNQNAPHKTVFGAWSVRSKANAQVSTPLAWEELDLVDPKELRLGTVPARVAASGDPWETIGEKPQSIEPLLEMSERDMANGLQDAPWPPVYPKMPNEPDRVAPSRARKED
- a CDS encoding LLM class F420-dependent oxidoreductase, translated to MTAARPITFGAFVPQGWKTELIGIDGAEAQWAKTVEIAKLAEALGYDSIWVYDHFHNVPRPVHEAVFECWTTLAALSQQTTRVRLGQMVGCATYRNPGLLAKITSNIDVISGGRLDWGIGAGWYDHEYQGYGYEFMPAKDRIRVLRETVEIVKSMWTEADTSYEGRFFTLDGAQCDPKPLQDPHPPILIGGSGEQLTLRVVARLADRSNFGGNPEEFTHKAEVLQRHCDDVGRDYDDIEKTWSPEVFVRETEEELRAVGGSTFGEPFDTWQAGNLVGTPEQVVEKIGRYVDLGATSFIPWHRDYPGTETLTLFAEQVIPAFR